CCGTTGGGTGCTGCTGACTCGCCGCAATGGAAGCTGGAATGTGGAGTTTAGGCGGGTGGCTTATGACGTCGGCGCGGCGGTGAAGTGGGTAAGGGAGAACGCGCCTGCGCCGTTTGCCGCCAACGAAATCCCGTGGCTGGAGCGCGGGTGTGAGCCTTGACACAACAGTTGGATCGTCCTTTGCGCGTGGTCTTTGTCTGTACCCAAAACAAGCTCCGCAGCCCCACCGCCGAAGCGGTCTTCCGTGACGTGCCGGAGTGGCAAGTCGTTTCGGCAGGCACCGACAAACGCGCCGAAACTCCGCTGACCCGCGACCTGCTGGAATGGGCCGACGTGGCCGTTTGTATGCAAAAGCAGCACCGCGACTGGATTCGCTCCAAATTGAAGGGCGCGTTGCCCGATGACCGAATCCTCATACTGGGCATACCCGACGATTACGAGTTCATGGACGCTGATCTGGTGTTGCTGCTCAACAAGCTGGTGCCGAGTCGGTTGGAAAAAGTGAAGCCAAAAGAGGACCAAGCGTAGCTTCCCGCGCAGTTTTTCCCCGCGCCCGCTGCTTAAAGTAAGCCATGAAACGCTTGCTTTGGCTGGCCCCGATGGTTCTGACCGCCTGCGTGCCCCGCGCCGCCGCTTTTGATCCGGCCAAGATGCCTGATCCCGCCGCCTTGGGGCCGAACAACGCAGCTACCGAGTGGTGGTATGTCTCCGGCTACCTGCCCGACACCAAGCAGGCTTTTCACTGGGCGCAGTTCAAGGTCAATTACAAAGGCATTCCCTATTTCGCTTCGCATCTGGCCATGACCGATTTGACCACTGACAAAGTCACCTTTCTGGAACAGGGCCAGCAAGACGCCAAGTTCTCGTTCCCGCCGCTGAAAGCCAGTCAGGGCGACTGGACATTGACTCAAAGTGCCAACGCGCCCGCCGCGCCTTTCAAGCTGGACGCTGGGCCGCTCCAACTCACCTTGACGCCGCAAAAAGGGCCGGTGGTGCATCCGCCCGGCTACTCCGGCACGCCCGAAACGGGCCAGCTGTATTACCAGAGCGTGACCCGCCTTGCCGTCAGCGGCACGATTGAGGGTCAGCCCGCCAGCGGCACAGCTTGGTTCGACCACCAATGGGGCGACCAGCAACCGGGCCGCGACTCGCTGTGGGACTGGTTCGGCGTGCACCTCTCGGACGGCTCGGATTTGATGCTCTACCGCGTCAAGAAGCTGGACGGCACCGTCGTGCAACTGGCCGGTTCGGAAGTCGGCCCGGACGGGGTGGCCCGCGCCGTCGGCAACGTCACCATGACGCCGCAGCGAACGTGGGTTTCACCGTCTGGGCGCAGCTACACACTCGATTGGAAAGTCAGTTCAGACCGGGGCGACTTGACGCTGAGCGCCGTCAACGACAGTCAGGAGTTGCTCTCCAAGACGACGTCAATCGCTTACTGGGAAGGACCGATCACCGGCGGCGGCACCTGGGGCGGGGCCGCCGTCAAGGTCGAAGGCATGGGCGAATTTGTCGGCGGCGTGCTGACCAAAGCCGAGGGCGGACTGTTCGGATCAAAGGAATAAGGGCCAGCTGATAAGCTCAGCGCCATGAAGCTACTCGGCATCATCGGCGGCATGTCCTGGACATCGACAGCAGAGTATTACCGCCTTCTCAACAGCGAAGTGGCCCGGCAGCGCGGCGGCCTTCACTCGGCGCGGCTGCTGATTCACAGCGTTGACTTTGC
The sequence above is drawn from the Deinococcus detaillensis genome and encodes:
- a CDS encoding arsenate reductase/protein-tyrosine-phosphatase family protein, with amino-acid sequence MDRPLRVVFVCTQNKLRSPTAEAVFRDVPEWQVVSAGTDKRAETPLTRDLLEWADVAVCMQKQHRDWIRSKLKGALPDDRILILGIPDDYEFMDADLVLLLNKLVPSRLEKVKPKEDQA
- a CDS encoding lipocalin family protein; translation: MKRLLWLAPMVLTACVPRAAAFDPAKMPDPAALGPNNAATEWWYVSGYLPDTKQAFHWAQFKVNYKGIPYFASHLAMTDLTTDKVTFLEQGQQDAKFSFPPLKASQGDWTLTQSANAPAAPFKLDAGPLQLTLTPQKGPVVHPPGYSGTPETGQLYYQSVTRLAVSGTIEGQPASGTAWFDHQWGDQQPGRDSLWDWFGVHLSDGSDLMLYRVKKLDGTVVQLAGSEVGPDGVARAVGNVTMTPQRTWVSPSGRSYTLDWKVSSDRGDLTLSAVNDSQELLSKTTSIAYWEGPITGGGTWGGAAVKVEGMGEFVGGVLTKAEGGLFGSKE